The window CAGGTCGCCGAGCCCTTCCACCTGCCCGACGGCACGCCGTTCTGGCCGATGTGGCGGGAGCCCAGCCGCGCGGCGACGGCGGCCGGGCAGCCCGCCTGAACGACGGCGCCCGGTGCCACCAGCCCGAGCGGCGACGCCCGGGTCACCCCCCGCGAGAGGGTGACCCGGGCGTCGTGCCGCCGTGGCGAGGCACCCGCCCCGGACACGACGATGGCCGGGCCCGCCGGCCCGGCCATCGCCCACCACCCCTAGTACGTGCCGTCGAGCTGCCCCCGCAGCTTGGTCAGCGCGCGGGCCAGCAGCCGGGACACGTGCATCTGCGAGACGCCGATCTGATCGGCGATCTGCGACTGCGTCAGGTTGCCGTAGAACCGCAGCGTGAGGATCTTCTGCTCCCGCTCGTCGAGCGTGGCCAGCGCCGGGCCGAGGGCGACCCGCAGCTCGGCCAGCTCGAACTCGCCGTCCACTCCGCCGAGCATGTCGCCCAGCTCGGTCGCGCGGTCGCCGTCGCCGGTCGGGGTCGAGAGCGAGACCGCGTTGTAGGCGCGGGCGCCCTCCAGGCCCTCCAGCACCTCTTCCTCGGTGAGCTTGAGGTGGGCGGCGATGTCGGCCACCGTGGGCGAACGGCCCAGGGTCTGCAACAGCGAGCTGTTGGCGTCGGAGATGGCCAGCCGCAGCTCCTGGAGCCGGCGGGGGACCCGGATGTCCCAGGTGCGGTCGCGGAAGTGCCGCTTGAGCTCCCCGATGATGGTGGGGATCGCGTAGCCGGCGAAGTCGACGCCGCGGGACGGGTCGAACTTGTCGATCGCCTTGATCAGGCCGACCGCGGCGGTCTGGGCCAGGTCGTCGGTGGGCTCGCCCCGGCCGCTGTAGCGGTGCGCGAGGTGGTTGGCGAGCGGCAGCCAGGCCTCGATCGCCTTGTCGCGCAGGGCGGCGCGGGACGGGTGGCCGGCCGGCAGCGCGGCCATCGCGTTGAGCAGGTCCGCGGCGCTGTCGGTGAGCGCACGCGGGTCGAGCTTCTGGGCGGTGCTCGGCGCTGTCGTGGCCGCCGGCTCGCTGATCGTTGGCGCGGTCATGGGTGGTCCTCCCTGCACCTCGTCCGCGGATGAAAGACGTGACGCTTAGGTTTAAGTTCAGATGTCCGTTCGGGAGTCACCTTAGCCCGATCGGTATGACGAAATCTAGCCGAAAGTACGATGTACTTAAGTAATTTTCCGGCACGGACGGCGTGAATCGGGCGAAGCGGCCTCGGATTGTGGGCTGGCTTACGTCGGGCGTACGGTCAGCCGGCCCCGCCGGACATCGACGATGTCGCATCCGGGCGGCCCGGACCGGCCGGCCGAGCGGTCACGGTCACCCCGGATGACCGGCGCCGATTGTCGGCTTTCCGTCGTTGTCCCGTCCACGAGACGGGCCGTAGCGTGCGGGTACCCGCCCCGCTCCGGAGGTGCCGTGCTCGACCCCGCCGCCCCCCATCTCGTCGTCAACAGCCGCACGCTCTTCTTCGGCTGGCTGCCGGCGGACCCGGACGCGGTCGCGGCGCTGGTGCCGGCCGGGCTGCGCCCGTCGGCCGACCGCCTGGTCTTCATGAACCAGTACGTGGTCGACGACGAGTGCCAGACCTCCGGCTTCGGCGCGTACTCGCTGACCTACCTCGGGGTGGCGCTGGCAGGGGTGGACGCGCCGGGCGGGATCAACCCCGGCGGCTGGTGGACGGACTACGTGACCTGTAGCGCACGGGTCCGCGCCTACGCCGCCGCGCGGGGGGCGCCCGCCGTCGTGGGCCGGACCCGCATCGAGCACCACGACGGGGAGATCGTCGCCGAGACGGAGATCGACGGCGTACCGGTGATCCGCGCCCGCTGCCTGGTGGGCGAGACGGGCCGGGCGATCAGCAGCGGTCACCACCGCTACTTCACGGCGCGCGACGGGCAACTGCTCAGCGCCGTCTACCCGTACGTCGCCGAACCGGTCGATCCGTTCGTGATCGAGTCGGTGGAGTTCCTGGAGCCGGCCCACCCGATCTACGCGCTCCGCCCGGAGAACCCGCTGACCATCGGCTTCGGCTTCTACTCCCCGCGCGCCTCGTTCGCCTATCCCGGTGGGCTGACGGTGCACACCGCCGACGCCGGCCCCGTCGGGGCCGAGCCCGCCCGCAGCCGGGCCGACGCCCTCTTCGTGCCCGTCTGACGGTCAGCCCCGTGCCGGGCCGGAGCGCTCACCACGTGCCCGCCCGCCGGGCCCGCAGCGGCCGGCCGTCCGGGTCGTAGACCAGCCGGTACGCCGGCAGCGCCCAGGCCCGGGTGTACCAGGGCAGCCGTTCCGCCCGGTGCGGCAGCAGCCGGCCCGGGGGCCGGGGACCGGCCTGCCCGTCGTCGTACCACCGTTGCAGCGCGTCGGCGGCGGCCCTGATCGCCGTTACGGCGTCGGCCGGGTCGATCAGGTCGGCGTCCTCGCCGCCGTCGGGGTCGCGGTCCAGGTGCTCGCGCCACAGCCGCAGCCGCAGGTCCCGGGCGAAGACCCGGGCGCCGTCGCCGAGGCCGGCCGGGTCGGTCGGCGCCCGGTCGTCCCGGGTGCCGTCCAGCACCGCGCAGGACAGCTCGCTGTCGTGCGTCCAGGACCGGCGGTTGAAGTTGTCGCTGCCCACGCTGGCCCACACGTCGTCGACCACGCAGACCTTGGCGTGCACGTAGACCGGGGTGCCGGCGTGGTTCTCCACGTCGAGCACGTGCACCCGCTCGGGGGCCGCCCGCTCGCAGAGCGACAGCGCCTGCTCGCGGCCCACCATGTTGGGCGGCAGCGCCAGCCGGCCGTCCACGTCCGGGAACCGGGGGACCACGGCGACCAGGTGCAGGTCGGGATTCTCCCGCAGCGCCCGGGCGAACAGGTCGGCCACCTCGCTGGACCACAGGTACTGGTCCTCCAGGTAGATCAGCCGCCGGGCCCGCCGGACCGCCTTGGTGTAGCCGCGGGCCACCGTGCGCTCGCCGTCGGGGGCGAAGGAGTAGCGGGGCCGGACCGCCGGGTAGGTGCGGAGCACCTGGACGTCGTGCGGGCCGCAGGGCGGCGGGTCGGCCGGCTGCGGCGGCAACGGGTCGGGCCGTAGGTCCGCGCCGCGCAGCCGGTCGCGCAGGTAGGCGAGGGGGTTCTCCGAGTCCAGCGGCATCGGGTCGGTCCAGCGCTCCCGGAAGGTGGTGTCCAGCGCGCCCACCACCGGCCCCCGCACCGCGAGCTGCACGTCGTGCCAGGGCGGGTGGTCGCCGTAGCGGGCGGACATCTGCACCGCCTGCGGGTCGCCCCGGTGCGCGGCGTCGTCGCGGCGGCTGTGGCACAGGTCGATCCCGCCGGCGAAGGCGACGTCCCGTTCCGGCGCGCGCAGGTGCCGCAGCACCACCAGCTTCTGGTGGTGCGAGCCGCCCCGGCGGACCCGCTGGTCGAGCAGCACCTCGCCGCCGGCGGCGGAGACCGTCTCGCTCAGGTTGCGGTTCTCCGCCTCGCTGTAGGCCAGGAGGTCGAGGTGGGAGCGCCAGATCAGGCCCTTGACCACCACGCCCCGCTGCGCGGCGCGCGCGAAGAGCTGCGCCACGGTCGGCCCGTCCGGGCGCAACCGCTGGTCCGGGTCACCCCGCCAGTCGGTGAAGAAGAGGTGGTCGCCGGCCTCCAGCGCCTGCACCTCGTCGACCAGCCGGTCGAAGTACGCGGTTCCGTGAATTAACGGCTCGGCGAGGTTTCCGCTGCTCCAGACGGGTAACTCTGACACCGGGTTGGCGCGTTCGGCTGCGCTCAGGAACCAGTTGCGCGGTGCCACCGTTCCAGCCCCCCGAGGTCGACAACGTCCTCACGGTAGGACCCGTGTCGCGGGTCCGCATCCCGGCCGGCACTCCGGTGACCGGTCGGACGGCCCCCGACAGCCCGCCCGATCACGACGCGAACACCGAGGAGGCAACACCATGCCCGGCGAGACGACGAACCCCGTGACCGAGTACCGCGAGCAGGCGGTCGAAAGCGAGCGGGGCGCGCTGGTGACGGTGTTGCTCATGGTGATCCTGGGAGTCGCGGGCATCTTCGCCGTCTCCTGACGCGCCGGTGGGCGCCACGTCCCGACGCGCCGGTGGGCGCCACGTCCCGACGCGCCGGTGGGCGCCACCCGGCCGTGCCGGGGGCGCCCACCACCCGCGCGTGGGATCAGGGCCTCGGGGCCTGGCCGTCGGTGTGCGGCAGCCGCTCGGCGGGAACGACACCGAGCCGGCCGGCCTTGAAGTCCTCGAACGCCTGGAGCAGCTCGTCGCGGGTGTTCATGACGAACGGGCCGTAGTGCGCCACCGGCTCCCGGATCGGCTCGCCGCCCATGATGTAGAGGTCCAGCGTCGGGGTGTGGCCGTCCTGGCTGGCGTCCGCGGTGAAGGTCAGCGCGTCGCCGGGGCCGTGCACGGCGAGCTGCCCCGTGTGCACCGGCCGCCCGTCGGTGCCCACCGTGCCCCGTCCGCCCAGCACGTACACCAGGGCGTTGAAGTCCGGCCGCCACGGCAGGTCGACGCGGGCACCCGGCTGCACGGTGACGTGCGTGATGGTGATCGGGGTGTGGGTGGAGCCCGGCCCCCGGTGCCCGGCGATCTCGCCGGCGATCACCCGGATCAGCGCGCCGCCGTCGGGCGTGGTCAGCAGGGCCGCCTCGCGACCCCGGATGTCCTGGTAGCGGGGCGGGTTCATCTTCGCGGCCCGGGGCAGGTTGACCCAGAGCTGGGTGCCGTGGAACAACCCGCCACTCATGACGAGGTGCTCCGGCGGCGCCTCGATGTGCAGCAGGCCGCTCGCGGCCGTCATCCACTGGGTGTCGCCGTTGGTGATCGTGCCGCCGCCGCCCTGCGAGTCCTGGTGGTCCATGATCCCGTCGATCATGTAGGTCACCGTCTCGAAGCCGCGGTGCGGATGCCAGGCCGTGCCCTTCGGCTCGCCCGGGGCGTAGTCCACCTCGCCCATCTGGTCCAGGTGGATGAACGGGTCCAACTCGCTCACCGGCACGCCGGCGAACGCCCGGCGGACCGGGAAGCCCTCGCCCTCGTAGCCGCTGGGCGCGGTGGTCAGCCGGCGGACCGGGCGGAACGCGGTGGACTCGTCGAGCCTGGGCAGGCGGGGCAGGACGAGCACGTTGTCGACGGTGATGGCGGGCATCGGGGGCTCCTCAGCTGTGCGGGTGGGCGGTCGACGCGTCGCGGTCCGCGCGCAGGCGCCGGCCGAGTCGCTCGAAGATCCGGGTGAGGCAGGCGACCTCGGCGTCGTCGAGGTCGTCCATCAGGTGGGCGCGCACCGACCGCAGGTGGTGCGGGGCGGCCTCGCGCAGGGCCAGCAGCCCGGCGGCGGTGAGCACGGCCTCGCTGCCGCGGCGGTCGTCGGGACAGGACTCCCGGGCGACCAGGCCGCGCCGCTGCATGGTGGTGATCTGGTACGTCAGCCGGCTGGGCGAGAAGACCAGGCGGCTCGCCAGCTCGCCCATCCGCAGCCGCTGGCCCGGCGCCTCGGAGAGCAGGACGAGCACGTGGTAGTCGGCGAAGGTGAGCGCGCTCTCGGCGCGCAGGTCGTCCTCCAGCCGTGTGTAGAGCCGCTGGCTGGCCTCGATGTAGGCGCGCCAGGCGGCGAGTCGGGTGCTGTCCAGGCTCTCGGTCACGCCATGACAGTAGCACTATTTCAAAATTTAACTAGTGTCCTGTGGGCGCGGTCACCCGCGACGCGGCGATTCCGTTCAGCTTTGAAGGGGGTACCCGGACCGGGGCGGGGCCGCCGCCGACCCGGACCGGCCGGCGCCGGCGTCCGCCCGGGGCGGACGCCGACGTCCGGACGACGGGCCCGGGGCGGTCGCGGCCGGCGGACGCCACCGGCGTGGGCCTCAGCGGGCGGGCGGTGCGGCCGCCATGTGCATCCGGCCGAGCAGCTGACGCGCCTGCTCGGCGAACTGGGCGTCCACGAGGACGGCGTACTGGCCGGCGCGCAGCGAGCTGGCCGAGGTGAAGTCGCGCCGCCCGCCGGTCATCGCGTGCGCGACCGCGCCGAACACCGCTCCCCAGATCGCGCCGACGACGAGCCCGACCAGGATCGCCGCGACCCAGTTGCCGGCGGTGAAGATGCCGAACAGCAGCCCGATGAAGAGTCCGAACCAGGCCCCCGTGCCGGCACCCGCCAGGGCCGCCCGCCCCGTCGTCATCCGGCCGAGCACGGTCTCGACCAGGGTGAGGTTCGTGCCGACGATGGCGCTGTGTTCGACCGGGAACCGGTTGTCCGCCAGGTAGTCGACGACCCGCTGGGCGGACGGATAGTCCGGATACGAGCCGATCGTCACGGTGGGCGGACCGGTCTGTGGGCCGTGCCCGTCGTGACCGGGGCCGCTCGGGCGGCCGGCCGGACCGGACGGGAGGGTGTCGCCGCCCGGCATCCCGGGCCGCCATGCCGAGGTGGGACTCGACGGTGTGGTCATGAGTTCCTCCTTCGTCACCGCCCGCGTTCCCGCCGCCGTCGCGAGGTAACGCTCAGCGGGCGGCGGCGCGCAGGTACGCGGCGGTGGCCTCGTCGGCGGGGAAGAAGGACTCGATGGAGAGCTCCTCGACCGTCACGTCCAGCGGGGTGCCGAAGGTCGAGACGGTGCTGAGGAAGGCCAGCTCGCCGCCCGGGTGACGCAGTCGCAGGGGCACGACCACGTCCCCGGCGCGGGGCAGGCCCGCCTCCGGGTCGGCCGGCCCGCCCGGGTAGCCGCGCAGTTCGTCGTGCAGCGCGCCCAGTTCGGGATCGTCGGTCAGCGCCAGGTGCCGGCGCAGCCGCCCGAGCAGGTGGGCCCGCCACTCGCCGAGGTTGGCGATCCGGGGCGCCATGCCCTCGGGGTGCAGCGTCAGCCGCAGCGCGTTGGCCGGCGGACGGAGCAGGTGCGCGGCGACACCCTCCGTGAGCAGCGGCAGGGTGGCGTTGCCGGCCACCAGGTTCCAGCGCCGGTCCACCGCGACGGCCGGGTACGGCTCGTGCGCCCGCAGGACCCGGCGTACCGCGTCGAGGACCCGTCGCAGCTCGGGGGAGTCCAGCGGGGCGTGGGAGTAGACGGGGGCGTACCCGGCGGCCAGCAGCAGCCGGTTGCGGTCACGCAGCGGCACGTCGAGGTGCTCGGCCAACCGCAGGACCATCTCCCGGCTCGGCGCGGAGCGCCCGGTCTCCAC is drawn from Micromonospora sp. NBC_01740 and contains these coding sequences:
- a CDS encoding SigB/SigF/SigG family RNA polymerase sigma factor — encoded protein: MTAPTISEPAATTAPSTAQKLDPRALTDSAADLLNAMAALPAGHPSRAALRDKAIEAWLPLANHLAHRYSGRGEPTDDLAQTAAVGLIKAIDKFDPSRGVDFAGYAIPTIIGELKRHFRDRTWDIRVPRRLQELRLAISDANSSLLQTLGRSPTVADIAAHLKLTEEEVLEGLEGARAYNAVSLSTPTGDGDRATELGDMLGGVDGEFELAELRVALGPALATLDEREQKILTLRFYGNLTQSQIADQIGVSQMHVSRLLARALTKLRGQLDGTY
- a CDS encoding phospholipase D family protein, producing MAPRNWFLSAAERANPVSELPVWSSGNLAEPLIHGTAYFDRLVDEVQALEAGDHLFFTDWRGDPDQRLRPDGPTVAQLFARAAQRGVVVKGLIWRSHLDLLAYSEAENRNLSETVSAAGGEVLLDQRVRRGGSHHQKLVVLRHLRAPERDVAFAGGIDLCHSRRDDAAHRGDPQAVQMSARYGDHPPWHDVQLAVRGPVVGALDTTFRERWTDPMPLDSENPLAYLRDRLRGADLRPDPLPPQPADPPPCGPHDVQVLRTYPAVRPRYSFAPDGERTVARGYTKAVRRARRLIYLEDQYLWSSEVADLFARALRENPDLHLVAVVPRFPDVDGRLALPPNMVGREQALSLCERAAPERVHVLDVENHAGTPVYVHAKVCVVDDVWASVGSDNFNRRSWTHDSELSCAVLDGTRDDRAPTDPAGLGDGARVFARDLRLRLWREHLDRDPDGGEDADLIDPADAVTAIRAAADALQRWYDDGQAGPRPPGRLLPHRAERLPWYTRAWALPAYRLVYDPDGRPLRARRAGTW
- a CDS encoding pirin family protein encodes the protein MPAITVDNVLVLPRLPRLDESTAFRPVRRLTTAPSGYEGEGFPVRRAFAGVPVSELDPFIHLDQMGEVDYAPGEPKGTAWHPHRGFETVTYMIDGIMDHQDSQGGGGTITNGDTQWMTAASGLLHIEAPPEHLVMSGGLFHGTQLWVNLPRAAKMNPPRYQDIRGREAALLTTPDGGALIRVIAGEIAGHRGPGSTHTPITITHVTVQPGARVDLPWRPDFNALVYVLGGRGTVGTDGRPVHTGQLAVHGPGDALTFTADASQDGHTPTLDLYIMGGEPIREPVAHYGPFVMNTRDELLQAFEDFKAGRLGVVPAERLPHTDGQAPRP
- a CDS encoding MarR family winged helix-turn-helix transcriptional regulator, coding for MTESLDSTRLAAWRAYIEASQRLYTRLEDDLRAESALTFADYHVLVLLSEAPGQRLRMGELASRLVFSPSRLTYQITTMQRRGLVARESCPDDRRGSEAVLTAAGLLALREAAPHHLRSVRAHLMDDLDDAEVACLTRIFERLGRRLRADRDASTAHPHS
- a CDS encoding general stress protein; the protein is MTTPSSPTSAWRPGMPGGDTLPSGPAGRPSGPGHDGHGPQTGPPTVTIGSYPDYPSAQRVVDYLADNRFPVEHSAIVGTNLTLVETVLGRMTTGRAALAGAGTGAWFGLFIGLLFGIFTAGNWVAAILVGLVVGAIWGAVFGAVAHAMTGGRRDFTSASSLRAGQYAVLVDAQFAEQARQLLGRMHMAAAPPAR
- a CDS encoding helix-turn-helix domain-containing protein, with product MGVAVAVEERRAPVGALLRQWRRRRGLSQLALAVGAEISTRHLSFVETGRSAPSREMVLRLAEHLDVPLRDRNRLLLAAGYAPVYSHAPLDSPELRRVLDAVRRVLRAHEPYPAVAVDRRWNLVAGNATLPLLTEGVAAHLLRPPANALRLTLHPEGMAPRIANLGEWRAHLLGRLRRHLALTDDPELGALHDELRGYPGGPADPEAGLPRAGDVVVPLRLRHPGGELAFLSTVSTFGTPLDVTVEELSIESFFPADEATAAYLRAAAR